A single genomic interval of Sebastes umbrosus isolate fSebUmb1 chromosome 11, fSebUmb1.pri, whole genome shotgun sequence harbors:
- the LOC119496931 gene encoding metalloreductase STEAP4-like: MSADRLSSVSEEVKPESVSLRPLGTAAAPEQELLCIFGTGDFGRSLGQRLLQSGYRVVYGSRRPHSCGPLPQGTQAMSHEAAAQSASLVFMCIHREHYDFLETTLAPQLKGKVVVDVSNNLKKNLYPEANAEYLQRLIPGAHVVKAFNTLSAWALQNGPSDANRQVYLCGNDAEAKQAVAEVATKLGFTALDKGSLSAAGELEDFPLQLFPEWRLPLRVAVGLTAFFFFYVVIRDVVFAYVVQGKDISFRIMVSLANKVFPIVSLIMLSLCYLPGVIAAFLQLYRGTKYRRFAHWLDRWMLCRKQLGLVALGFAFLHVLYTLVIPIRYYVRFKIAANTISQIRENRTSVFDNTSAWRTDSYYSIGMLGFGLYLLLGITSLPSVSNALSWREFNFIQSKLGYLTVFFCTFHTYLYGWDKFLRISSYKWYTPPAHMLSLVLPSVLIVLKLLLLLPCVDRSLTRIRQGWERTDAEDGSEKALLT; encoded by the exons ATGTCGGCTGACAGACTGAGCAGCGTGTCAGAGGAGGTGAAGCCAGAGAGCGTGTCGCTGCGTCCCCTGGGCACGGCAGCTGCCCCTGAGCAGGAGTTGCTGTGTATCTTTGGGACGGGGGACTTTGGGCGCTCTCTGGGCCAGCGTCTGCTCCAGTCTGGCTACAGGGTGGTGTACGGCAGCCGCAGACCTCACAGCTGTGGCCCCTTGCCTCAGGGAACTCAG GCGATGAGCCACGAGGCAGCAGCCCAGTCAGCCAGTCTGGTCTTTATGTGTATTCACAGAGAACACTATGACTTCCTGGAGACAACACTTGCACCTCAACTCAAGGGGAAG GTGGTGGTGGACGTCAGCAACAACCTCAAGAAGAATCTATACCCAGAGGCCAATGCTGAGTATCTGCAGAG GCTGATCCCCGGAGCTCATGTGGTGAAGGCTTTTAACACCTTGTCTGCCTGGGCCCTGCAGAATGGACCCTCAGATGCCAATAGACAG GTGTATCTGTGTGGAAACGATGCAGAGGCAAAGCAGGCTGTAGCAGAGGTTGCCACCAAACTGGGCTTCACTGCTCTGGATAAAGGGTCTCTGTCAGCAGCCGGAGAGCTGGAGGACTTCCCCCTGCAGCTCTTCCCAGAGTGGAGGCTGCCGCTACGCGTGGCCGTCGGCCTCaccgccttcttcttcttctatgtgGTCATCAGAGATGTCGTCTTTGCATATGTTGTCCAGGGGAAAGACATCTCCTTCAGAATCATGGTGTCCCTGGCCAACAAG GTGTTTCCAATTGTGTCTCTCATCAtgttgtctctgtgttaccTGCCTGGTGTCATAGCTGCCTTCCTTCAGCTCTACAGAGGCACCAAGTACAG GCGTTTTGCTCACTGGTTGGATCGCTGGATGCTGTGCAGGAAACAGCTGGGACTGGTAGCACTTGGCTTTGCTTTTCTACACGTGCTCTACACTCTCGTCATCCCCATAAG ATATTATGTAAGATTCAAAATAGCTGCAAATACCATCTCACAG ATCAGGGAGAACCGAACATCAGTGTTTGACAATACCTCTGCCTGGCGTACTGACTCTTACTACTCTATCGGAATGCTGGGATTTGGCCTGTACCTCCTGTTGGGAATAACCTCTCTCCCCTCTGTCAGCAACGCTCTCAGCTGGAGGGAGTTCAACTTCATACAG tcCAAGCTGGGATACCTGACAGTGTTCTTCTGTACCTTCCACACCTACCTGTATGGCTGGGATAAGTTCCTTCGTATCTCTTCCTACAAATGGTACACTCCTCCGGCCCACATGCTCTCTCTGGTGCTGCCCTCCGTGTTGATTGTGCTcaagctgctgctcctcctgcccTGCGTGGACCGCAGCCTCACCCGCATTCGACAGGGCTGGGAGAGGACTGATGCAGAGGATGGCAGTGAGAAAGCACTGCTAACATAG
- the LOC119496934 gene encoding serum amyloid P-component-like: MKFLLLLVMLPACAAIPRDMSGKMFLFPQQTTTARVRLTPSKQDFSAVTVCTRSLTDLRRSHSIFSMATPTNENAFLIIWDHTQKDLESHIKNVKSEYLGLDYKPNIWYSICSSWDSESGMVQLWFDGQPLARRYAISGSNITGSPVILLGQEQDSHGGSFDLAQSFVGMMSDVHMWDHALSSCEIQEYVDGVNFPPGNVLNWSALEFQITDRVLIEDKQPICY; the protein is encoded by the exons ATGAAGTTTTTGCTGCTGTTGGTGATGCTCCCAGCATGTGCTGCAATTCCTcgag aTATGTCAGGTAAAATGTTCCTCTTCCCACAACAAACCACCACAGCTCGTGTGAGGCTGACTCCATCAAAACAGGATTTCAGTGCTGTAACCGTCTGTACCAG GTCCTTAACAGACCTCCGAAGATCCCACTCCATTTTTTCTATGGCCACACCCACTAATGAAAATGCCTTCCTGATTATCTGGGACCACACACAAAAGGATCTGGAGTCCCACATCAAAAATGTAAAGTCAGAATATCTGGGGCTGGACTACAAGCCGAACATTTGGTACTCCATTTGTAGCTCATGGGACTCTGAGTCTGGAATGGTGCAGCTGTGGTTTGATGGACAACCTTTAGCTAGGAGATATGCCATCTCTGGATCAAACATCACAGGATCCCCTGTAATTCTCTTGGGACAG GAGCAGGATTCTCATGGTGGAAGTTTTGACTTGGCTCAGTCTTTCGTTGGCATGATGTCTGATGTCCACATGTGGGACCACGCCCTTTCCTCCTGTGAGATCCAGGAGTACGTGGATGGAGTGAACTTCCCTCCAGGAAATGTGCTCAACTGGAGTGCGCTGGAGTTCCAGATAACAGACAGAGTGCTGATAGAAGATAAACAACCGATCTGTTACTAA